A window of the Nisaea acidiphila genome harbors these coding sequences:
- the atpD gene encoding F0F1 ATP synthase subunit beta, which produces MAKNATGKVTQVIGAVVDVQFDGEIPAILNALHTKNGDNLLVLEVAQHLGENTVRTIAMDGTEGLVRGQPVEDTGAPINVPVGPETLGRIMNVIGDPVDEGAPVKAKKTYPIHRPAPEFAEQSTEAEILVTGIKVVDLLAPYAKGGKIGLFGGAGVGKTVLIMELINNVAKAHGGYSVFAGVGERTREGNDLYHEMVESGVIVPDGEGSKAALVYGQMNEPPGARARVALTGLTQAEYFRDEEGQDVLFFVDNIFRFTQAGSEVSALLGRIPSAVGYQPTLATDMGALQERITTTKKGSITSVQAIYVPADDLTDPAPATSFSHLDATTVLSRQIAELGIYPAVDPLDSTSRMLDPRIIGDDHYAVARSVQEVLQTYKSLQDIIAILGMDELSEEDRLTVARARKIQRFLSQPFHVAEIFTGSPGKLVSLEDTIKGFKGIVAGEYDDLPEAAFYMVGTIEEAIEKAKKMAAEAA; this is translated from the coding sequence ATGGCTAAGAATGCGACAGGCAAAGTCACACAGGTTATCGGCGCCGTCGTCGACGTTCAGTTCGACGGCGAAATCCCGGCGATCCTGAACGCCCTTCACACGAAAAACGGTGACAACCTGTTGGTTCTCGAGGTCGCTCAGCACCTCGGCGAGAACACTGTCCGTACCATCGCGATGGACGGCACCGAAGGTCTGGTCCGCGGCCAGCCGGTCGAAGACACGGGCGCCCCGATCAACGTTCCGGTCGGACCGGAAACGCTCGGCCGCATCATGAATGTCATCGGCGATCCGGTGGACGAAGGCGCGCCGGTCAAGGCGAAGAAGACCTACCCGATCCACCGTCCGGCCCCGGAATTCGCGGAGCAGTCCACGGAAGCCGAGATCCTGGTCACCGGCATCAAGGTCGTCGACCTTCTCGCCCCATACGCCAAGGGCGGCAAGATCGGCCTGTTCGGCGGCGCCGGCGTGGGCAAGACCGTTCTGATCATGGAGCTCATCAACAACGTCGCGAAGGCGCACGGCGGTTACTCCGTGTTCGCGGGTGTCGGTGAGCGGACCCGTGAAGGTAACGATCTCTATCACGAGATGGTCGAATCCGGCGTTATCGTGCCGGATGGCGAGGGCTCCAAGGCCGCGCTGGTCTACGGCCAGATGAACGAGCCGCCGGGTGCCCGTGCCCGCGTCGCGCTGACCGGTCTGACCCAGGCCGAGTATTTCCGCGACGAGGAAGGTCAGGACGTGCTGTTCTTCGTGGACAACATCTTCCGCTTCACCCAGGCCGGCTCCGAAGTGTCCGCGCTTCTCGGCCGTATCCCGTCGGCGGTGGGCTATCAGCCGACCCTCGCGACCGACATGGGCGCCCTGCAGGAGCGGATCACCACGACCAAGAAGGGTTCGATCACCTCGGTGCAGGCCATTTACGTGCCGGCCGACGACCTGACCGACCCGGCGCCAGCCACGTCCTTCTCGCACCTTGATGCGACCACCGTTCTCAGCCGTCAGATCGCCGAGCTCGGCATCTACCCGGCGGTTGACCCGCTCGACTCCACGTCCCGGATGCTCGACCCGCGGATCATTGGTGACGACCACTACGCGGTCGCCCGTTCGGTGCAGGAAGTGCTGCAGACCTACAAGTCCCTGCAGGACATCATCGCCATTCTCGGCATGGACGAACTGTCGGAAGAAGACCGTCTTACCGTGGCCCGCGCCCGGAAGATCCAGCGCTTCCTCTCCCAGCCGTTCCACGTCGCGGAAATCTTCACCGGTTCCCCGGGCAAGCTTGTTTCCCTCGAAGACACCATCAAGGGCTTCAAGGGCATCGTTGCCGGCGAATACGACGATCTTCCGGAAGCGGCCTTCTACATGGTCGGTACCATCGAGGAAGCTATCGAGAAGGCCAAGAAGATGGCGGCGGAAGCGGCCTGA
- a CDS encoding F0F1 ATP synthase subunit gamma produces MPSLKDLKNRINSVKSTRKITSAMKMVAAAKLRRAQEQAEASRPYADRMNRMIGSLAGAASQNGGPKLLSGTGKDDTYLLVVCTADRGLCGGFNSSIIRAARRRVTSLRTQGKTVKLYCVGRRGRDALKREFGDLIVESVQDVTRKGVAFSSADEIAAHILKMYEGGEFDICSVIYNRFQSAMTQIVTDQQIVPASIPETEEGAADSESGALYEYEPDEEAILAALLPRNVATQIFTALLENNASEHGARMTAMDNATRNAGDMIDKLTLNYNRARQAAITKELIEIISGAEAV; encoded by the coding sequence ATGCCCAGCCTCAAGGACCTAAAAAACCGGATCAACAGCGTCAAGTCGACGCGGAAGATCACGTCGGCCATGAAGATGGTCGCCGCCGCCAAGCTGCGCCGCGCGCAGGAACAGGCGGAAGCGTCCCGTCCCTATGCCGATCGCATGAACCGGATGATCGGCTCGCTTGCCGGTGCCGCGAGCCAGAACGGCGGCCCGAAGCTGCTGTCCGGAACCGGCAAGGACGACACCTATCTTCTCGTCGTCTGCACCGCGGATCGCGGCCTTTGCGGCGGCTTCAACAGCTCGATTATTCGTGCTGCCCGCCGCCGCGTGACTTCGCTTCGCACCCAGGGCAAGACGGTCAAGCTCTATTGCGTCGGCCGCCGTGGCCGGGATGCCCTGAAGCGGGAATTCGGCGATCTGATCGTCGAGTCCGTCCAGGACGTCACCCGCAAGGGCGTCGCCTTCTCGTCGGCGGACGAAATCGCCGCGCACATCCTGAAGATGTACGAGGGCGGCGAGTTCGACATCTGCTCGGTGATCTATAACCGCTTCCAGTCCGCGATGACCCAGATCGTCACCGATCAGCAGATCGTCCCGGCGAGCATTCCGGAAACGGAAGAGGGTGCCGCGGACAGTGAAAGCGGAGCGCTCTACGAGTACGAGCCGGACGAAGAAGCGATTTTGGCGGCGCTGTTGCCGCGCAATGTCGCGACGCAGATCTTCACCGCGCTGCTCGAGAACAATGCGAGCGAGCATGGCGCCCGGATGACTGCGATGGACAATGCCACGCGGAACGCCGGCGACATGATCGACAAGCTGACGCTGAACTACAACCGGGCGCGTCAGGCGGCCATTACGAAAGAACTTATCGAAATCATCTCCGGTGCCGAGGCCGTCTAG
- the gpmI gene encoding 2,3-bisphosphoglycerate-independent phosphoglycerate mutase yields the protein MTDQTQKPRPVILCIMDGWGQRAERDNNAVQLANTPNVDRLTAAGPSGFMRASGGDVGLPDGQMGNSEVGHMNLGAGRVVMQDLPRIDAAVADGSLATNPELRKLIAAAKAGSGRCHLLGLTSPGGVHAHQSHIAALARILTAEGVEVLVHAFLDGRDTPPKSAKGDIERLLAELPEGARIATVSGRFYAMDRDKRWERVEQAYKVIAEAEGNRAEDPLAEIDRSYAAGETDEFVTPAALPGYDGVKDGDVLLSANFRADRMREILAALLDPAFDGFVRSRCLKFAAAAGMVSYSSELDRFLSVLFPAIDLKNTLGEVAANAGLTQLRMAETEKYPHVTFFLNGGREEVFEGEDRIMVPSPKVRTYDLQPEMSAPEVTAKLVGAIESGKYDLIVVNYANPDMVGHTGSLDAAIKAVETVDDAVGQIEAALKKVGGCTFLTADHGNCEQMLDPETGGPHTAHTTNLVPTVLVNAPDGIGALATGRLADVAPTLLELLGVTQPAEMTGRSMLRASAASAAE from the coding sequence ATGACAGATCAGACACAGAAACCGCGTCCCGTTATCCTCTGCATCATGGATGGCTGGGGCCAGCGCGCCGAGCGCGACAACAACGCCGTCCAGCTCGCCAACACCCCGAATGTCGACCGTCTGACCGCCGCCGGCCCGAGCGGCTTCATGCGCGCCAGCGGCGGCGATGTCGGCCTGCCGGATGGGCAGATGGGCAATTCCGAGGTCGGGCACATGAATCTCGGCGCCGGCCGTGTCGTGATGCAGGACCTGCCGAGGATCGACGCCGCCGTCGCGGACGGCTCGCTCGCGACCAATCCGGAGCTGCGGAAACTGATCGCGGCCGCGAAAGCGGGCAGCGGGCGCTGCCACCTGCTCGGCCTGACGTCACCGGGCGGCGTGCATGCGCACCAGTCCCATATCGCGGCCCTCGCCCGCATCCTGACAGCGGAAGGCGTCGAAGTGCTGGTGCATGCTTTCCTCGACGGCCGCGACACGCCGCCGAAAAGCGCCAAAGGCGATATCGAGCGCCTGCTAGCGGAGCTGCCGGAAGGCGCCCGCATCGCCACTGTTTCCGGGCGGTTCTACGCCATGGACCGGGACAAGCGCTGGGAACGCGTGGAGCAAGCCTACAAGGTCATTGCGGAAGCGGAAGGAAATCGCGCCGAGGATCCGCTCGCCGAGATCGACCGATCCTACGCGGCCGGCGAGACCGACGAGTTCGTCACCCCGGCAGCGCTGCCGGGCTATGACGGGGTGAAGGACGGCGACGTCCTGCTCTCCGCCAATTTCCGGGCCGACCGGATGCGGGAAATCCTCGCCGCCCTGCTGGATCCCGCCTTCGACGGGTTCGTACGCTCCCGCTGCCTGAAATTCGCCGCCGCGGCGGGCATGGTGAGCTACTCATCCGAGCTGGACCGGTTCCTCTCCGTGCTGTTCCCGGCCATCGACCTGAAGAACACGCTGGGCGAAGTCGCGGCGAATGCCGGCCTGACCCAGCTGCGCATGGCCGAGACCGAGAAATACCCGCATGTCACCTTCTTCCTCAATGGCGGCCGCGAGGAGGTCTTCGAGGGCGAGGACCGGATCATGGTGCCGTCCCCGAAAGTCCGGACCTACGACCTGCAGCCGGAAATGTCGGCGCCGGAAGTGACCGCGAAGCTGGTCGGGGCGATCGAGAGCGGGAAATACGACCTGATCGTCGTCAATTACGCCAATCCGGACATGGTCGGTCATACGGGCAGCCTCGATGCCGCGATCAAGGCGGTGGAGACCGTCGACGATGCGGTCGGGCAGATCGAGGCCGCACTGAAAAAGGTCGGCGGCTGCACGTTCCTGACGGCGGATCACGGCAATTGCGAGCAAATGCTGGATCCCGAAACCGGCGGCCCGCACACGGCGCACACGACCAATCTCGTGCCGACCGTGCTGGTCAATGCGCCTGACGGAATCGGCGCGCTCGCGACCGGGCGCCTCGCCGATGTGGCACCCACCCTGCTTGAGCTGCTCGGCGTGACGCAGCCGGCGGAAATGACGGGCCGCTCGATGCTCCGCGCCAGCGCCGCAAGCGCGGCGGAGTAA
- the atpA gene encoding F0F1 ATP synthase subunit alpha — translation MDIRAAEISSILKEQIANFGTEAEVAEVGQVLSVGDGIARVYGLDQVQAGEMVEFPGGVRGMALNLEDDNVGIVIFGEDRGIKEGDTVKRTGAIVDVPVGKGLLGRVVDGLGNPIDGKGPLENVERKRVEVKAPGIMPRKSVHEPMQTGLKAIDSLIPVGRGQRELIIGDRQTGKTAIAVDTFINQKAVNEAAGDDDSKKLFCVYVAVGQKRSTVAQIVKTLEDYGAMEYSIVVAATASESAPMQYIAPYTGCAMGEFFRDNGMHAVIVYDDLSKQAVSYRQMSLLLRRPPGREAFPGDVFYLHSRLLERAAKLNDDNGAGSLTALPVIETQAGDVSAYIPTNVISITDGQIFLETELFYQGIRPAVNVGLSVSRVGSAAQIKAMKQVAGTIKLELAQYREMAAFAQFASDLDPVTQKLLARGSRLTELLKQPQYSPLKVEEQVAVIFAGVRGYLDNLPLGDVTRFEQAYLSEIRAKGQDILDAIRTEQALSAEIEEKLKAFLDGFAKTFA, via the coding sequence ATGGATATCCGCGCCGCTGAGATTTCTTCGATCCTGAAGGAACAGATCGCGAATTTCGGAACCGAAGCAGAGGTGGCCGAAGTCGGTCAGGTTCTCTCCGTCGGTGACGGTATCGCCCGTGTCTACGGTCTGGACCAGGTGCAGGCCGGCGAAATGGTCGAGTTCCCGGGCGGCGTCCGGGGCATGGCGCTGAACCTCGAAGACGACAATGTCGGTATCGTTATCTTCGGCGAAGACCGCGGCATCAAGGAAGGCGACACCGTCAAGCGGACCGGCGCCATTGTGGACGTGCCGGTCGGCAAGGGTCTGCTCGGCCGCGTGGTCGACGGTCTCGGCAATCCGATCGACGGCAAGGGTCCGCTGGAAAATGTCGAGCGCAAGCGCGTCGAAGTGAAGGCACCGGGCATCATGCCGCGCAAGTCCGTGCACGAGCCGATGCAGACCGGCCTGAAAGCCATCGACAGCCTGATCCCGGTCGGCCGTGGCCAGCGCGAGCTGATCATCGGCGACCGCCAGACCGGAAAGACCGCGATCGCCGTCGACACCTTCATCAACCAGAAGGCCGTCAACGAAGCCGCCGGCGACGACGACAGCAAGAAGCTGTTCTGCGTCTACGTCGCGGTTGGCCAGAAGCGCTCCACTGTCGCCCAGATCGTGAAGACGCTCGAGGATTACGGCGCGATGGAATATTCCATCGTCGTCGCCGCGACCGCCTCCGAATCCGCGCCGATGCAGTACATCGCGCCTTATACCGGCTGCGCCATGGGCGAGTTCTTCCGCGACAACGGCATGCATGCCGTGATCGTGTATGACGATCTCTCCAAGCAGGCCGTCTCCTATCGTCAGATGTCCCTGCTGCTTCGCCGTCCGCCGGGACGTGAAGCGTTCCCGGGCGACGTCTTCTATCTTCACTCCCGCCTGCTCGAGCGCGCGGCGAAGCTGAACGACGACAACGGCGCCGGCTCGCTCACCGCCCTTCCGGTCATCGAGACCCAGGCCGGTGACGTGTCCGCCTATATTCCGACCAACGTGATCTCGATTACCGACGGTCAGATCTTCCTCGAGACCGAGCTGTTCTACCAGGGCATCCGCCCGGCGGTGAACGTCGGCCTTTCGGTCAGCCGTGTCGGCTCCGCCGCTCAGATCAAGGCGATGAAGCAGGTTGCCGGTACCATCAAGCTGGAACTCGCCCAGTATCGTGAAATGGCCGCGTTCGCCCAGTTCGCGTCCGACCTCGATCCGGTGACCCAGAAGCTGCTGGCCCGCGGTTCCCGCCTGACCGAGCTGCTGAAGCAGCCGCAATACTCGCCTCTCAAGGTCGAGGAGCAGGTTGCGGTCATCTTCGCCGGCGTGCGCGGTTACCTCGACAATCTGCCGCTGGGCGACGTGACCCGGTTCGAGCAGGCCTATCTCTCCGAGATCCGTGCCAAGGGTCAGGACATCCTCGATGCGATCCGCACCGAGCAGGCTCTGTCCGCGGAAATCGAAGAGAAGCTGAAGGCGTTTCTCGACGGCTTCGCCAAGACCTTCGCGTAA
- a CDS encoding divergent polysaccharide deacetylase family protein yields MKLPLPKISLKLPALPFRKGSPDGEAEIGPERPGSRVGHILRIAGMAVLGISVIGGLGATVGWLVVNGADTVADREARRPELTVSILRDGEEAAPNSSLDTMARKMADEHGQMPNDGHGEDVAHDDGNSAPATGKGMPDEIMPEEQKGPRFELALVEETEKGMLPVIAPDGRKAWETYARPFEADSRLPRIAIVMTRMGVSRSLTEAAIEVLPPEISFSFAATAADLDDQVAAAQKAGHEVFLDIPMEPFGYPTNDPGPTTLLTSLSAVDNLNRLETVLGRTVGYAGVMGVKGSQFTTDEEALTPVLSVLKERGLMYVDSAASSRTIALELAGTLQLPRAIANWRIDDSPALAEIQRRLAALERTAQRTGFALGVVPPLPLTIDLIASWAETLPERGIALAPATAIANKQSLR; encoded by the coding sequence TTGAAACTCCCGCTACCAAAAATAAGCCTGAAGCTTCCGGCGCTCCCCTTCCGCAAGGGGAGCCCGGATGGCGAGGCCGAGATCGGGCCGGAGCGGCCTGGAAGCCGCGTCGGCCATATCCTTCGCATTGCCGGAATGGCCGTGCTCGGAATCTCCGTGATCGGCGGCCTCGGCGCGACCGTCGGCTGGCTCGTGGTGAACGGCGCGGACACGGTCGCGGACCGTGAGGCGCGGCGGCCGGAGCTGACGGTCTCCATCCTGCGGGACGGCGAGGAAGCCGCGCCGAATTCGAGCCTCGACACCATGGCGAGGAAGATGGCCGACGAGCATGGCCAGATGCCGAACGACGGGCATGGCGAGGACGTGGCCCATGACGACGGCAATAGCGCGCCTGCTACCGGCAAAGGTATGCCGGACGAGATCATGCCCGAGGAACAAAAAGGCCCACGCTTCGAGCTCGCGCTGGTGGAAGAAACCGAAAAGGGCATGCTCCCGGTGATTGCGCCTGACGGCCGCAAGGCTTGGGAGACCTATGCCCGCCCGTTCGAAGCCGACAGCCGTCTCCCGCGCATCGCAATCGTCATGACCCGGATGGGGGTTTCCCGCTCCCTGACAGAAGCCGCTATTGAGGTCCTGCCTCCGGAAATCTCCTTCTCCTTCGCTGCGACGGCGGCAGATCTCGACGATCAGGTCGCCGCGGCCCAGAAGGCCGGGCATGAGGTCTTTCTCGACATCCCGATGGAACCTTTCGGCTATCCGACGAACGATCCGGGGCCAACAACCCTGCTCACGTCCCTCAGCGCGGTCGACAATCTCAACCGGCTGGAGACGGTTCTCGGCCGGACCGTCGGCTACGCCGGCGTCATGGGCGTGAAAGGCTCTCAGTTCACGACCGACGAGGAAGCTCTCACGCCGGTGCTCTCCGTTCTTAAGGAACGCGGCCTCATGTATGTGGACAGCGCCGCCAGCTCGCGCACCATCGCGCTGGAGCTCGCCGGAACGCTGCAGCTGCCAAGGGCGATCGCCAACTGGCGGATCGATGACAGTCCCGCACTCGCCGAGATCCAGCGCCGTCTCGCCGCGCTGGAGCGCACGGCACAACGCACCGGCTTCGCGCTTGGTGTTGTCCCCCCGCTCCCGCTGACGATCGATCTCATCGCCTCCTGGGCGGAGACCCTCCCCGAGCGCGGGATCGCGCTTGCGCCGGCCACGGCAATCGCGAATAAACAGAGCCTTCGCTAA
- the rlmH gene encoding 23S rRNA (pseudouridine(1915)-N(3))-methyltransferase RlmH, whose amino-acid sequence MKLTLAAVGKARRDVHAELFAHYRARLSWPLDLKEVDIRRKLPPEQLQEEEATQLLAQVPDGAIAVVLDERGKTLSSAEFANRIGAWRDDGVRDIVFLIGGADGHHESCRKRADLLLSLGRATWPHMLVRGMIAEQLYRAQQILAGHPYHRE is encoded by the coding sequence ATGAAATTGACCCTCGCCGCGGTCGGCAAGGCACGCCGCGACGTGCATGCCGAGCTGTTCGCGCATTACCGCGCCCGCCTCTCCTGGCCGCTGGACCTCAAGGAAGTGGATATCCGCCGCAAGCTGCCGCCGGAGCAGCTGCAGGAGGAAGAGGCAACCCAGCTACTCGCCCAGGTTCCCGACGGCGCTATCGCCGTGGTCCTCGACGAGCGCGGCAAGACCCTTTCCAGCGCCGAATTCGCCAACAGGATCGGCGCCTGGCGGGACGACGGCGTGCGGGACATCGTCTTCCTGATCGGCGGTGCGGACGGGCATCACGAAAGCTGCCGCAAGCGCGCCGACCTGCTGCTCTCGCTCGGCCGCGCCACCTGGCCGCATATGTTGGTGCGCGGGATGATCGCCGAGCAGCTCTACCGTGCGCAGCAAATTCTGGCGGGACATCCCTATCATCGGGAATGA
- a CDS encoding RNA pyrophosphohydrolase, protein MTVDPSTLPYRRNVGIVLINSDGGIFIGRRADMRPAAWQMPQGGIDEDESPREAALRELAEETGVTDCEIIAETPDWLTYDLPAELMGKALKGKYRGQKQKWYLARFTGEDADIDLAADNVEFDAWRWAGSDDVLELIVDFKRPVYQVIMEQFAEYLKR, encoded by the coding sequence ATGACCGTCGATCCCTCTACCCTGCCATACCGGCGGAACGTCGGAATTGTCCTGATCAACAGTGACGGCGGCATCTTCATTGGGCGTCGGGCCGATATGCGTCCCGCAGCCTGGCAGATGCCCCAGGGCGGGATAGACGAGGATGAGTCTCCACGGGAAGCTGCCTTACGCGAACTCGCCGAAGAAACCGGTGTCACGGACTGCGAGATCATTGCCGAGACGCCGGACTGGCTGACTTACGACCTGCCTGCGGAACTCATGGGAAAGGCTCTCAAAGGCAAGTATCGCGGCCAGAAGCAGAAATGGTACCTCGCCCGCTTCACCGGAGAGGACGCCGACATCGACCTCGCGGCGGACAATGTTGAGTTCGATGCCTGGCGCTGGGCCGGCTCCGACGATGTCCTGGAGCTGATCGTCGATTTCAAACGGCCGGTCTATCAAGTCATCATGGAGCAATTCGCGGAATACCTGAAACGTTAG
- a CDS encoding S41 family peptidase — MKSIRQMKSWSRAALLGAVAATALLAVPSMERADAQSQNDTDTYRQLSLFGDVFERVRAEYVEEVSDQELIEAAINGMLVSLDPHSSFLNSKSFRDMRVQTKGEFGGLGIEVSMENGLVKVVSPIDDTPAAKAGLQPGDLITHLDGEPVLGLTLGQAVEKMRGPVDSDLTISIRRQDAEPFDVTLTRAVIKIRSVRSRVIDDVGYVRITTFNEQTTSGLHKAIEEIKAEKGDELTGYVIDLRNNPGGLLDEAISVSDTFLEQGEIVSTRGRDPENASRVHAKPGDLTDGKPLVVLINGGSASASEIVAGALQDHRRAILLGSQSFGKGSVQTIIPLSGQVAMRLTTARYYTPSGRSIQQTGIAPDIDVPLARIEKLDNGKSRREADLRGALNNPSGNGDNQTSAEDGEEAAAQPPEQVDYQLARAIDLLRGIDLYRQRIVN, encoded by the coding sequence ATGAAATCGATCCGTCAGATGAAATCCTGGTCCCGGGCCGCCCTGCTGGGCGCCGTCGCCGCTACCGCCCTGCTGGCGGTACCCTCGATGGAACGTGCCGACGCCCAGTCGCAAAACGACACCGACACCTATCGCCAGCTCAGCCTGTTCGGCGACGTCTTCGAGCGGGTCCGTGCGGAATATGTCGAGGAAGTGAGCGATCAGGAACTGATCGAGGCCGCGATCAACGGCATGCTGGTCTCGCTCGACCCCCATTCGAGCTTCCTGAATTCCAAGAGTTTCCGCGACATGCGGGTCCAGACCAAGGGCGAGTTCGGGGGTCTGGGCATCGAAGTCTCGATGGAGAACGGCCTCGTTAAGGTGGTCTCGCCGATCGACGACACGCCCGCCGCCAAGGCCGGCCTGCAGCCGGGCGACCTGATCACCCATCTCGACGGCGAGCCGGTGCTCGGCCTGACCCTCGGACAGGCGGTCGAAAAGATGCGCGGTCCGGTGGATTCCGACCTGACGATTTCCATCCGCCGCCAGGACGCCGAGCCGTTCGACGTGACGCTGACCCGCGCGGTCATCAAGATCCGCTCCGTGCGCTCGCGCGTGATCGACGATGTCGGCTATGTCCGGATCACCACCTTCAACGAGCAAACAACGTCAGGCCTGCACAAGGCGATCGAGGAGATCAAGGCCGAGAAGGGCGACGAGCTCACCGGCTATGTGATCGATCTCCGGAACAATCCGGGCGGTCTCCTGGACGAGGCGATCTCGGTATCCGATACCTTCCTCGAGCAAGGCGAGATTGTCTCGACCCGCGGCCGCGACCCGGAAAACGCCTCCCGCGTCCACGCCAAGCCGGGCGATCTGACCGACGGCAAGCCGCTGGTGGTGCTGATCAACGGCGGCTCCGCCTCGGCCTCCGAAATCGTCGCCGGGGCTCTGCAGGACCACCGCCGGGCGATCCTGCTCGGCAGCCAGAGCTTCGGCAAAGGCTCCGTGCAGACCATCATCCCGCTCTCGGGACAGGTGGCGATGCGCCTGACCACGGCGCGGTATTACACGCCGTCCGGCCGCTCGATCCAGCAGACCGGCATCGCGCCGGATATCGACGTGCCACTGGCCCGGATCGAGAAGCTCGACAACGGTAAATCACGGCGCGAAGCGGATCTGCGCGGCGCTCTGAACAATCCGAGCGGAAACGGCGATAACCAGACATCGGCCGAGGACGGCGAAGAGGCGGCGGCGCAGCCGCCCGAGCAGGTCGACTACCAGCTCGCCCGGGCGATCGATCTGCTCCGTGGGATCGATCTCTATCGCCAACGCATCGTGAATTGA
- a CDS encoding murein hydrolase activator EnvC family protein → MRTAIGSKLPPSAAALLLVALAFPGAHAAEPLPDPEQLDENLKKVERALDEGSARKRDLDKLADSVEQELQRLRQALVLAAEATQQREAELTAVETKLADLQAEREKSAASLAGKKLQLTRVSGALRRLAARPPLAMIASPADPLDTVHTAMLLGSVVPDLQSEAARLSGEIARHAAVEREIRGEQERLAAAGAALAGERARVAALLEAKQAARSSMAKERSAVAERLSELAASARDLRELMQRVEQHRAESDSARKRLNSIVGADQPSNESAVAPGSVPAPSSATVPGTTEFVARLPEGPDIARNKGNLTYPAAGRISQRFGAPNALGLTERGIVISPREQAQVVAPFDGKVVYAGPFRGYGQIVMIEHGGGYLTLMAGMSSVDVQVGQGVLAGEPVARMGPAGTGADGTDGLYVEFRHNGAPINPLPWWSARTNKVRR, encoded by the coding sequence ATGCGGACGGCGATCGGCAGCAAGCTCCCGCCCTCCGCGGCCGCACTGCTTCTGGTCGCCCTCGCCTTTCCAGGAGCCCATGCCGCCGAGCCGCTGCCCGATCCGGAACAGCTCGACGAGAATCTGAAGAAGGTCGAACGCGCACTCGACGAGGGCTCGGCCCGCAAGCGCGACCTCGACAAGCTCGCCGACAGCGTCGAGCAGGAACTGCAACGGCTGCGTCAGGCCCTGGTGCTCGCGGCCGAGGCGACCCAGCAGCGCGAAGCGGAACTGACCGCCGTCGAAACCAAACTCGCGGACCTGCAGGCCGAGCGGGAGAAGAGCGCCGCGTCGCTGGCCGGCAAGAAGTTGCAACTGACCCGCGTTTCCGGCGCGCTGCGGCGGCTGGCCGCGCGGCCGCCGCTCGCCATGATCGCTTCGCCCGCCGATCCGCTCGATACGGTCCATACCGCCATGCTGCTTGGGTCCGTGGTTCCGGACCTGCAGAGCGAGGCGGCCCGCCTCAGCGGCGAGATTGCCCGCCATGCGGCGGTCGAACGGGAAATCCGCGGCGAACAGGAACGGCTCGCCGCGGCGGGCGCGGCGCTCGCCGGCGAACGAGCCCGGGTCGCCGCTCTGCTGGAGGCGAAGCAGGCCGCGCGAAGTTCGATGGCGAAAGAACGCTCGGCCGTGGCCGAAAGGCTGAGCGAACTCGCCGCCTCGGCGCGCGATCTCCGCGAGCTGATGCAACGCGTCGAGCAGCATCGGGCCGAGAGCGATTCGGCGCGGAAGCGGCTGAATTCGATTGTCGGCGCAGACCAGCCCTCGAACGAAAGCGCGGTCGCGCCCGGATCGGTGCCGGCGCCCTCTTCAGCTACCGTGCCCGGCACGACGGAATTCGTCGCCCGCCTGCCCGAAGGCCCGGATATCGCCCGAAACAAGGGCAACCTCACCTATCCCGCCGCCGGCCGGATCAGTCAGCGATTCGGCGCGCCGAACGCCCTCGGGCTTACCGAACGCGGGATCGTGATCTCGCCCCGGGAACAGGCGCAGGTCGTGGCGCCTTTCGACGGAAAAGTCGTTTATGCGGGGCCGTTTCGCGGATATGGTCAAATCGTGATGATTGAACATGGCGGCGGCTACCTTACCTTGATGGCAGGTATGTCCTCGGTTGATGTTCAGGTTGGACAGGGTGTGCTCGCAGGAGAGCCGGTTGCCCGTATGGGACCGGCCGGAACGGGAGCGGACGGGACCGACGGACTCTATGTGGAGTTTCGCCACAATGGTGCCCCGATAAATCCGCTACCATGGTGGTCCGCGCGTACGAACAAGGTAAGGCGATGA
- a CDS encoding F0F1 ATP synthase subunit epsilon, whose product MAETTEFELVSPEKLLYSEATEMVVVPGAEGNFGVLPRHAPMISTLRPGVIDIYQNGSVAERIFVAGGFAEVTETRCTVLAEEALPLADIDAAKVDSDISDLRDDLKDAGSDLDRERIEARIVVLEAMRAAATH is encoded by the coding sequence ATGGCCGAGACGACAGAGTTCGAACTGGTATCGCCGGAAAAGCTTCTCTACTCGGAAGCGACCGAAATGGTCGTGGTCCCGGGAGCGGAAGGCAATTTCGGTGTGCTGCCGCGCCACGCGCCGATGATCTCGACGCTGCGGCCGGGCGTGATCGACATCTATCAGAACGGCTCGGTCGCCGAGCGCATCTTCGTTGCCGGCGGCTTCGCCGAAGTCACCGAAACGCGCTGCACGGTTCTGGCCGAGGAGGCGCTGCCGCTCGCCGATATCGATGCGGCGAAGGTGGATAGCGACATCTCCGACCTGCGGGACGATCTGAAGGATGCGGGTTCCGATCTCGATCGCGAGCGGATCGAGGCACGGATCGTGGTTCTTGAGGCCATGCGCGCCGCGGCGACGCACTGA